A single window of Sphingobacterium sp. ML3W DNA harbors:
- the lat gene encoding L-lysine 6-transaminase — translation MSTVHEILSKHLLADGFPIVMDMEKSHGSYLVDQNGDAYLDLFSMFASVAIGYNHPYILQHQEFLGKMALNKPALSDIYPKEFADFMEVFERVALPKELEYCFFIAGGTLAVENTLKAAFDWKTRLNLANGIEKEASQVIHFKEAFHGRSGYTLSLTNTKDPRKYMYFPKFNWPRITNPKLTFPITEAVLSTVIEKEKTAIREIRNALANHPNDIACIIIEPIQAEGGDNHFRKEFLQALRDICDEHDILLIFDEVQTGIGLTGSMWAYQTVGVVPDLIAFGKKTQVCGLLANKDKFDRVEKHVFKESSRINSTFGGDFTDMMRFKLILEVIENEKLIEQIDHKGSYFIQKLMDLASQHPQINNIRGKGLFIAFDFPTEQERDQFIKDAFAQKLILLGCGERSIRFRPHLNIRVEEIDKACAIMERIL, via the coding sequence ATGAGTACAGTTCACGAAATATTATCCAAACATTTACTAGCTGATGGTTTTCCGATTGTCATGGATATGGAGAAATCTCATGGTTCCTATTTAGTTGACCAAAATGGTGACGCCTACCTCGACCTTTTTAGCATGTTTGCTTCAGTGGCTATTGGTTACAACCATCCCTACATCTTACAACATCAAGAATTCCTGGGTAAAATGGCCCTAAATAAACCTGCTTTATCGGATATCTACCCTAAAGAGTTTGCCGATTTTATGGAAGTCTTCGAACGGGTTGCCTTACCAAAGGAGCTGGAGTATTGCTTTTTTATCGCAGGGGGAACTTTGGCCGTTGAAAACACCTTGAAAGCAGCCTTTGACTGGAAGACAAGATTAAATTTAGCTAATGGAATTGAGAAAGAAGCTTCACAGGTCATTCACTTCAAAGAGGCCTTTCATGGCAGATCTGGCTATACCCTTTCGCTAACCAATACCAAGGATCCAAGAAAGTACATGTACTTTCCGAAGTTTAACTGGCCAAGAATTACGAACCCGAAATTGACTTTCCCTATCACGGAAGCAGTTTTAAGTACCGTTATTGAGAAAGAAAAAACGGCCATTCGAGAAATCAGAAATGCACTTGCCAATCATCCGAATGATATCGCCTGTATCATTATTGAACCCATTCAAGCTGAGGGTGGCGACAATCATTTCAGAAAAGAATTTCTACAGGCTTTACGCGACATCTGTGATGAACACGATATCTTATTGATCTTTGATGAGGTACAAACTGGAATTGGTTTAACGGGGTCGATGTGGGCCTACCAAACGGTTGGTGTTGTTCCTGATTTAATTGCATTCGGGAAGAAAACGCAAGTTTGTGGTCTGCTGGCTAACAAGGATAAATTTGATCGCGTAGAAAAACATGTTTTTAAAGAATCTTCACGTATCAATTCGACTTTTGGTGGTGATTTTACCGATATGATGCGTTTCAAACTTATTTTAGAGGTCATTGAAAATGAAAAATTAATTGAGCAGATAGACCATAAGGGTTCATATTTTATTCAAAAGCTTATGGATTTGGCGAGTCAGCATCCGCAGATCAACAACATTAGAGGAAAAGGGCTGTTTATCGCTTTCGATTTTCCGACCGAACAGGAAAGGGATCAATTTATTAAAGATGCA
- a CDS encoding lysylphosphatidylglycerol synthase transmembrane domain-containing protein, protein MLKRILKITISLIILLSLAVFISHIDLKAVFKEVAHMGWKLLWIIVITGLAYLLGTAGWQNCFIEKPKQTSLWQLFCIRHIGETVGLFNPTSIIGGDYIKTVLLKPTGTSEQEIVNSVLISRFLAIITQFSLFGLSGLWFLLGSFTKNIPEQMLTMLWILVMLLFSLPLITFCILKRSKKFQVTSTLSWSFFRKLSIRFQTILNAVLAFHQGHPYQCYRAYFYFFLHWMVGALELFLILYFSGITIPIILSQFMDMSIVIIKSFGAFIPAQIGIEEFGNKLLLTSAGIYTVQIWLTIALIRRSRQVFWITFGFLAYIGLKKRPYLLSYGNSLRQP, encoded by the coding sequence ATGCTGAAACGGATTTTAAAAATTACGATTAGCCTTATCATTCTTCTTTCTTTAGCTGTCTTCATCAGTCATATTGATCTAAAAGCAGTATTTAAAGAAGTCGCTCATATGGGCTGGAAGCTCCTCTGGATTATTGTGATCACCGGACTGGCATATCTCCTTGGAACAGCGGGGTGGCAAAATTGCTTCATCGAAAAACCAAAACAAACATCCTTATGGCAACTATTCTGCATCAGACATATTGGAGAAACTGTAGGACTATTCAACCCCACAAGTATTATAGGTGGTGATTATATTAAAACTGTACTGCTAAAACCAACAGGTACTTCTGAGCAAGAAATTGTAAATTCTGTACTGATATCACGGTTTTTGGCTATTATCACACAATTTTCATTATTCGGCCTTAGCGGATTGTGGTTTCTATTGGGTTCTTTTACTAAAAATATACCCGAACAAATGCTAACGATGTTATGGATATTAGTCATGTTGCTCTTTTCGCTTCCGCTTATTACCTTTTGCATCCTCAAAAGATCTAAAAAATTTCAGGTAACCTCTACGCTATCTTGGAGCTTCTTTCGAAAGCTAAGTATACGTTTTCAAACTATCCTCAATGCTGTATTAGCATTTCATCAAGGACATCCATATCAATGCTACCGTGCATATTTCTATTTTTTTCTACATTGGATGGTGGGTGCTTTGGAACTTTTTCTCATTCTATACTTTTCAGGCATCACCATCCCGATCATACTGAGCCAATTTATGGATATGAGCATTGTCATTATCAAAAGTTTCGGTGCTTTTATTCCGGCTCAAATCGGAATTGAAGAATTCGGGAATAAGCTATTATTGACTAGTGCTGGTATTTATACCGTTCAAATTTGGCTAACCATCGCTTTAATCAGACGTTCCAGACAAGTTTTCTGGATAACCTTTGGCTTCTTAGCCTATATTGGACTTAAAAAAAGACCGTACCTATTATCCTATGGAAATTCTCTTCGTCAGCCATAA
- a CDS encoding aldehyde dehydrogenase family protein → MITQELKELGILATNLGSSTGQNWFATGDDITSESPVDGKTIATVTCSSLNDYEQICIQAQKAYAIWRLIPAPQRGEVIRLFGEKLRTLKPTLGKLVSYEMGKSLQEGMGEVQEMIDICDFAVGLSRQLYGSTIHSERPSHRMYDQYHPLGLVGVISAFNFPVAVWAWNTAIALICGDVVIWKPSEKTPLCAIACQRILADVLKQKELPDGISNLIIGDKSAGEWLVNDSNISLISATGSTQMGKTVAQHVAARLGKTILELGGNNAIIITPDADLKMTTIGAVFGAVGTAGQRCTSTRRLIIHESVYTQVKASLIKAYAQLKIGDPLLPENHVGPLIDKKAVAHYLDALSEIKKQGGKLIVTGGVLSGKDFESGCYVQPAIAEVENHYAIVQQETFAPILYLIKYKGDVLDAIAIQNDVKQGLSSAIMTNNLREAELFLSAQGSDCGIANVNIGTSGAEIGGAFGGEKETGGGRESGSDAWKAYMRRQTNTINYSTELPLAQGITFNL, encoded by the coding sequence ATGATAACACAAGAATTAAAAGAATTGGGCATTCTAGCAACCAATCTAGGTTCTTCTACCGGACAGAATTGGTTTGCAACTGGCGATGACATCACTTCCGAATCGCCTGTTGATGGCAAAACTATTGCTACAGTGACATGCTCTTCCCTTAACGATTATGAACAAATTTGTATACAGGCTCAAAAAGCATATGCGATATGGCGTCTGATACCTGCTCCTCAAAGAGGTGAAGTCATTCGGTTATTTGGTGAAAAATTAAGGACGTTAAAGCCTACTCTCGGGAAGCTTGTTTCTTATGAAATGGGGAAATCGCTTCAAGAAGGGATGGGCGAGGTACAAGAAATGATTGACATCTGTGATTTTGCAGTCGGTCTATCCCGCCAACTTTATGGTTCGACCATTCATTCGGAACGTCCCTCCCATCGCATGTATGACCAATACCACCCTCTAGGTCTAGTTGGCGTTATTTCTGCATTCAACTTCCCAGTAGCTGTTTGGGCATGGAATACGGCAATAGCATTGATTTGTGGCGATGTAGTCATCTGGAAACCGAGTGAAAAAACACCCTTATGTGCGATTGCTTGCCAAAGGATTCTCGCAGACGTTTTAAAGCAAAAGGAATTACCGGATGGGATTTCCAATTTAATAATAGGTGATAAATCTGCGGGTGAGTGGCTGGTAAACGATAGCAATATTTCTTTAATATCGGCGACAGGCTCGACACAGATGGGCAAAACAGTTGCGCAACATGTCGCTGCTAGACTTGGAAAGACTATTTTAGAACTTGGTGGAAATAATGCGATTATCATTACGCCAGATGCCGATCTGAAGATGACGACTATAGGGGCAGTATTTGGAGCTGTGGGTACAGCGGGTCAGCGTTGTACTTCGACTCGTAGACTTATTATCCATGAAAGTGTCTATACACAAGTGAAGGCATCATTGATAAAAGCCTACGCTCAGCTCAAAATTGGAGACCCTTTACTTCCCGAAAATCATGTCGGCCCCCTCATTGATAAAAAGGCAGTAGCGCATTATTTAGATGCCTTATCTGAAATTAAAAAACAAGGTGGTAAACTTATTGTTACTGGCGGCGTCTTAAGTGGAAAAGATTTTGAAAGCGGTTGCTATGTTCAGCCTGCTATAGCTGAGGTCGAAAACCATTACGCTATCGTCCAACAGGAAACTTTTGCTCCAATTCTTTATTTAATAAAATACAAAGGTGATGTTTTGGATGCGATTGCTATTCAAAATGATGTAAAACAAGGACTATCGTCTGCTATTATGACCAATAATCTACGCGAAGCAGAATTGTTCCTCAGTGCACAGGGTTCTGACTGTGGTATTGCCAATGTCAACATCGGTACATCTGGTGCAGAAATTGGTGGTGCTTTCGGGGGTGAAAAAGAAACTGGTGGTGGACGTGAATCGGGTTCAGACGCTTGGAAAGCATACATGCGCAGACAAACCAACACCATTAACTATAGCACGGAGCTCCCTTTGGCACAAGGAATTACGTTTAACCTCTAA
- a CDS encoding glycosyltransferase family 4 protein — MEILFVSHKYPPAIGGMEKQSFELINHIATYTTVHKIVYQGNESIIKFFSLLNKRILSLLMKHPNIKLIHFNDGLVAAFSLRHRGYEQLKKVVTVHGLDIVFPFAYFQNKIIPQFNKFDKIIAVSRATRQAAIDRGIDPARIEVIPNGVDHKLIIDTAIPIAALLSKYNITTQEDKLILALGRPVKRKGISWFISNVLPQLPSDYKLILIGPFAATATWKEKLLDAIPNPLQHLLFLFLGYPSDQKVIRRYLKNPEFKDRLQHIGKIPLADLQSLLRHAGLFIMPNIKVEGDMEGFGLVCLEASICGATVFASDIEGISDAIIHQKNGILVTAGQEQHWISEIRNALEHPSLLKSKSKEFQAYSLKHYSWDKMAKGYFNLFQHLMHPPGVK, encoded by the coding sequence ATGGAAATTCTCTTCGTCAGCCATAAATACCCCCCAGCTATTGGCGGCATGGAAAAACAGAGCTTTGAACTCATCAATCACATCGCCACGTATACGACCGTGCATAAAATCGTTTATCAAGGAAATGAATCCATTATCAAATTCTTTTCCTTATTGAATAAACGGATTCTATCCCTACTCATGAAGCATCCTAACATCAAGCTTATCCATTTCAATGATGGTTTAGTTGCTGCTTTTTCTTTACGTCATAGGGGTTATGAACAGCTAAAAAAGGTGGTCACAGTACATGGTCTTGACATTGTATTTCCCTTCGCTTACTTTCAAAATAAAATCATTCCTCAATTCAATAAATTTGATAAAATCATAGCCGTTAGCCGAGCAACAAGACAGGCTGCGATTGATCGCGGTATCGACCCCGCAAGAATTGAGGTCATTCCAAATGGTGTTGACCATAAACTAATCATAGATACGGCAATTCCGATAGCGGCTCTGCTAAGCAAATACAATATTACTACTCAAGAGGATAAACTCATCCTTGCACTTGGGAGACCCGTAAAGCGAAAGGGTATTTCTTGGTTTATCAGTAACGTGTTGCCACAACTACCATCGGACTATAAACTTATTCTAATAGGACCCTTTGCTGCAACCGCAACATGGAAGGAAAAATTACTGGATGCAATTCCTAATCCCCTACAACATCTTCTATTTCTGTTCTTAGGGTATCCATCTGATCAAAAAGTAATACGTCGTTATTTAAAAAATCCTGAATTTAAAGACCGATTGCAGCATATAGGGAAGATTCCTTTGGCTGATTTACAATCATTGCTTCGCCATGCCGGACTTTTCATCATGCCCAATATCAAAGTTGAGGGGGATATGGAGGGTTTCGGATTGGTATGTCTAGAAGCAAGTATTTGTGGCGCGACCGTATTTGCTTCAGATATTGAAGGTATCAGCGATGCTATTATTCACCAGAAGAACGGCATCTTAGTTACAGCAGGCCAGGAACAGCACTGGATTTCTGAAATTAGAAATGCTCTTGAGCATCCTTCGCTTTTAAAAAGTAAAAGCAAAGAGTTCCAAGCTTACTCTTTGAAGCATTATAGCTGGGATAAAATGGCAAAGGGTTATTTTAATTTATTTCAGCATTTGATGCACCCTCCTGGCGTAAAGTAG
- a CDS encoding acyl-CoA dehydrogenase family protein, whose protein sequence is MSLTCDYFNIDALLSDENKLIRQSIRDFVTTEIKPVINHAAQHHEDIPNLMLKLGAIGALGPYIPVEYGGAGLDHIAYGLIMQELEAGDSAIRSAASVQSSLVMYPIFTFGSEEQKQKYLPKLATGEYVGSFGLTEPNHGSDPAAMETRLFQKDGKYLLNGAKMWITNAPICDIAIVWARDEHNKIRGCIVERWMAGFSTPETLDKWSLRASKTGELIFQNVEIPLENILPEVNSLRGPFSCLNSARYGISWGVIGAAIDCYQAAVKYALEREQFGKPIASYQLQQKKLAEFLTEITKAQLLSWRLGVLKNEGKATPEQISMAKRNNVHMALEIARESRQILGAMGIVGDFPMMRHMMNLESVITYEGTHDIHLLITGHDITGLSAF, encoded by the coding sequence ATGAGCTTAACATGTGATTATTTCAATATAGATGCGCTATTGTCCGATGAAAATAAGCTCATCCGTCAATCGATTCGTGATTTTGTCACTACGGAAATAAAACCAGTCATAAACCATGCCGCGCAGCATCATGAAGACATTCCCAATTTGATGTTAAAGTTGGGTGCTATTGGCGCTTTAGGACCATATATTCCAGTAGAGTACGGCGGAGCAGGTTTGGACCATATCGCCTATGGCCTAATTATGCAAGAATTAGAAGCAGGAGATTCAGCGATCAGGTCCGCAGCTTCAGTACAATCGTCTTTAGTCATGTATCCCATCTTTACATTTGGCAGTGAAGAACAAAAACAGAAATATCTCCCAAAACTGGCAACAGGAGAATATGTCGGTAGTTTCGGATTGACAGAACCAAACCATGGCTCGGATCCAGCAGCAATGGAAACCCGTTTATTCCAAAAAGACGGTAAATACCTCTTGAATGGTGCTAAAATGTGGATTACCAATGCCCCGATATGCGATATCGCTATCGTATGGGCCCGCGATGAACACAATAAAATACGTGGATGCATCGTAGAACGCTGGATGGCAGGATTCTCTACTCCTGAAACCCTTGATAAATGGTCTCTTCGTGCTTCTAAGACTGGAGAATTGATTTTTCAAAATGTAGAAATTCCTTTGGAAAATATATTACCTGAAGTAAATTCGCTCCGAGGTCCATTTTCTTGTTTAAATTCGGCCCGTTATGGTATTTCTTGGGGGGTCATCGGAGCAGCTATTGATTGCTACCAAGCCGCGGTTAAATATGCATTGGAAAGAGAGCAGTTTGGGAAACCCATAGCATCCTATCAATTGCAGCAAAAAAAGCTGGCCGAGTTCCTTACAGAAATAACAAAAGCCCAATTATTATCCTGGCGATTAGGCGTTTTAAAAAATGAAGGAAAAGCTACTCCCGAACAAATTTCAATGGCAAAGCGTAATAACGTGCATATGGCATTGGAAATCGCTAGAGAATCACGGCAGATATTGGGAGCAATGGGAATTGTTGGTGACTTTCCAATGATGCGGCATATGATGAACCTCGAATCAGTCATTACATACGAAGGTACCCATGATATCCACCTATTGATAACCGGTCATGATATTACAGGTCTGAGTGCTTTTTAG